The proteins below are encoded in one region of Streptomyces roseirectus:
- the mtnA gene encoding S-methyl-5-thioribose-1-phosphate isomerase gives MSQELRAVDWTGSGLALIDQTLLPHRTETVDIRDVDSLVDAIQRLVVRGAPAIGAAGAYGVAIALIQGEREDWTDLQILQAVARIREARPTAVNLMVCVDRVMTRFAEGLDAVLEEAAAVQREDIEANRAMGVHGADWLIKKAGVDRPLRIITHCNAGALATSGWGTALGVVRELHARGRVEVVYADETRPLLQGSRLTAWELAQEGIPHYVQADGAAAGTILRGEVDAAIVGADRIAANGDTANKVGTVALALACADAGIPFLVAAPTTTVDLATATGDDIHIELRGEDEVLEWGGVRTAPAESRGHNPAFDVTPGRLVTGLVTERGVLEVSAGELPGERLK, from the coding sequence ATGTCCCAGGAACTGCGCGCCGTCGACTGGACCGGATCCGGCCTCGCGCTCATCGACCAGACCCTGCTGCCGCACCGCACCGAGACCGTGGACATCCGCGATGTGGACTCCCTCGTCGACGCGATCCAGCGCCTCGTCGTCCGGGGCGCTCCCGCGATCGGCGCGGCCGGCGCGTACGGGGTCGCCATCGCGCTGATCCAGGGCGAGCGCGAGGACTGGACCGACCTCCAGATCCTCCAGGCCGTCGCCCGCATCCGCGAGGCCCGCCCCACCGCCGTCAACCTCATGGTGTGCGTCGACCGCGTCATGACCCGCTTCGCCGAGGGCCTGGACGCGGTCCTGGAAGAGGCGGCCGCCGTCCAGCGCGAGGACATCGAGGCGAACCGCGCGATGGGCGTCCACGGAGCGGACTGGCTGATCAAGAAGGCCGGCGTCGACCGCCCGCTGCGCATCATCACCCACTGCAACGCCGGCGCGCTCGCCACGTCCGGCTGGGGCACCGCGCTCGGCGTCGTCCGCGAACTCCACGCGCGCGGCCGGGTCGAGGTCGTGTACGCCGACGAGACGCGCCCCCTGCTCCAGGGATCCCGGCTCACCGCCTGGGAGTTGGCCCAGGAGGGCATCCCGCACTACGTCCAGGCGGACGGCGCCGCCGCCGGCACCATCCTGCGCGGCGAGGTCGACGCGGCGATCGTCGGCGCCGACCGCATCGCGGCCAACGGCGACACCGCGAACAAGGTCGGCACGGTCGCCCTCGCCCTCGCCTGCGCCGACGCCGGCATCCCCTTCCTCGTCGCGGCCCCTACGACGACCGTCGACCTCGCCACGGCCACCGGCGACGACATCCACATCGAACTCCGGGGCGAGGACGAGGTGTTGGAGTGGGGCGGCGTCCGCACCGCCCCCGCCGAGTCACGCGGCCACAACCCGGCCTTCGACGTCACCCCGGGCCGTCTCGTCACCGGACTCGTCACGGAACGCGGGGTGTTGGAGGTCTCGGCGGGCGAACTGCCGGGCGAGCGGCTGAAGTAG
- the mtnB gene encoding methylthioribulose 1-phosphate dehydratase, with the protein MTADITAQDLHEAGAVLAAESARFASFGWMRGTSGNLSVVLSREPLLLAVTASGHDKGELTPADVVLVDGQGAAVQGGKPSAEAELHARVAALTGAGAVVHVHTVASVTMGHRQPGGIAFRDVEMLKGVGQPAHDVEVVLPVIANSQDMKELGDRLEEARNPLMPAVVVAGHGLYVWGADPRQARHYTEVVEWLLELELARR; encoded by the coding sequence ATGACCGCCGACATCACCGCGCAGGACCTCCACGAGGCGGGGGCCGTGCTCGCCGCCGAGTCCGCCCGGTTCGCCTCCTTCGGCTGGATGCGCGGCACGTCCGGCAACCTGTCGGTGGTGCTGTCCCGGGAGCCGCTGCTGCTCGCGGTGACGGCGAGCGGGCACGACAAGGGTGAACTGACGCCCGCCGACGTGGTGTTGGTGGACGGGCAGGGGGCTGCCGTGCAGGGCGGGAAGCCGTCCGCCGAGGCCGAACTGCACGCGCGGGTCGCCGCGTTGACGGGTGCGGGGGCGGTCGTCCACGTCCACACGGTCGCGTCCGTGACGATGGGGCACCGGCAGCCCGGGGGGATCGCGTTCCGGGACGTCGAGATGCTGAAGGGGGTGGGGCAGCCCGCGCACGACGTCGAAGTGGTGCTGCCGGTCATCGCCAACAGCCAGGACATGAAGGAGCTGGGCGACCGGCTTGAGGAGGCGCGTAATCCCTTGATGCCGGCGGTGGTTGTCGCCGGGCACGGGTTGTACGTGTGGGGGGCGGATCCGCGTCAGGCGCGGCATTACACCGAAGTGGTGGAGTGGCTGCTGGAGTTGGAGCTGGCTCGGCGCTGA
- the mtnC gene encoding acireductone synthase, whose product MTLRYAVDAVVLDIEGTTSATGFVVDVLYPYSRDRFADLLSQRADEPEVARAIAQVRELTGEPDADAAAIEKTLNAWLDEDRKATPLKTLQGIVWAEGFARGDLVSHFYADVVPQLRAWHAAGVRLYVYSSGSVAAQRAWFTNSPEGDLTSLVSGFYDTENAGPKQEAASYRRIASATGVEPSRLLFLSDRPGELDAAREAGWHAVGVRRPGEPYFAQGVGDHAQAGSFDEITVSGSTA is encoded by the coding sequence GTGACGCTCCGGTATGCCGTGGACGCCGTGGTGCTCGACATCGAGGGCACCACGAGCGCCACGGGGTTCGTCGTGGACGTCCTGTACCCGTACTCGCGTGACCGGTTCGCGGACCTGCTGTCCCAGCGGGCGGACGAGCCCGAGGTCGCGCGGGCGATCGCGCAGGTGCGGGAGCTGACCGGCGAGCCTGACGCCGATGCCGCCGCGATCGAGAAGACGCTCAACGCCTGGCTGGACGAGGACCGCAAGGCGACCCCGCTGAAGACCCTCCAGGGCATCGTCTGGGCGGAGGGCTTCGCGCGGGGCGATCTCGTCTCGCACTTCTACGCCGACGTCGTCCCGCAGTTGCGCGCCTGGCACGCGGCCGGGGTGCGGCTGTACGTCTACTCGTCGGGGTCGGTGGCCGCGCAGCGGGCGTGGTTCACCAACAGCCCTGAGGGTGACCTGACTTCGCTGGTCTCGGGGTTCTACGACACGGAGAACGCCGGGCCCAAGCAGGAGGCGGCGTCCTACCGCCGGATCGCCTCGGCGACGGGCGTCGAGCCGTCCCGTCTCCTCTTCCTCTCCGACCGGCCCGGCGAGCTGGACGCGGCGCGAGAGGCCGGCTGGCACGCCGTCGGCGTCCGGCGGCCCGGGGAGCCGTACTTCGCGCAAGGCGTCGGGGATCATGCGCAGGCAGGGTCCTTCGACGAGATCACCGTTTCCGGGAGCACCGCATGA
- a CDS encoding 1,2-dihydroxy-3-keto-5-methylthiopentene dioxygenase, translated as MTLLTTWPESGPDTLVRRTSDPAEIAEALKPLGVRYEQWPIREDVPFDADSETVFAAYGPEIEKLNAEEGFTTVDVLGLHPSDDPEFPARAKAAREKFLQEHTHDDDDEVRFFVSGSGIFYLHVNGEVHAVFCEKGDLLGVPRGTTHWFDMGTSPSFTAIRFFHEEDGWIGNFTGSPIASRFPDYDTIAAGYVA; from the coding sequence ATGACCCTCCTGACCACCTGGCCCGAGTCCGGCCCGGACACCCTCGTCCGCCGGACCTCCGACCCCGCCGAGATCGCGGAGGCCCTGAAGCCGCTGGGCGTGCGCTACGAACAGTGGCCGATCCGCGAGGACGTCCCCTTCGACGCGGACAGCGAGACCGTGTTCGCCGCGTACGGCCCGGAGATCGAGAAGCTGAACGCGGAGGAGGGCTTCACCACGGTCGACGTCCTCGGGCTGCACCCCAGCGACGACCCGGAGTTCCCGGCGAGGGCGAAGGCCGCCCGCGAGAAGTTCCTCCAGGAGCACACGCACGACGACGATGACGAGGTCCGCTTCTTCGTCTCCGGCTCCGGCATCTTCTACCTGCACGTGAACGGCGAGGTCCACGCCGTGTTCTGCGAGAAGGGCGACCTGCTCGGCGTCCCGCGCGGCACCACGCACTGGTTCGACATGGGCACCAGCCCGTCCTTCACCGCGATCCGCTTCTTCCACGAGGAGGACGGCTGGATCGGCAACTTCACCGGGTCGCCGATCGCCTCCCGCTTCCCGGACTACGACACGATCGCCGCCGGGTACGTCGCGTGA
- a CDS encoding substrate-binding domain-containing protein produces the protein MSRIRLPLAALSLASVSALVLSGCSQSSDASTKTSGDTAASAQAATGKKPAPFDAGAVKVALVRQSGAGDYFEQWGNGAKAQAKALGIDLTVYDAQADNAKQATDLSSAINSGAKAIIVDHGFPATIQPEIDQAVKKGIKVVVYDVETATKGVVSTRQNDASMAQAVLDVMAKTLGKNAKVGYVNVAGYAALDKRDSVWKTAVTSQGWKQAFKVGKVTDSTATDNVPLVSAALTQNSDVTGVFAPYDELAKGTVLAVQNKKLQTKVKVFGADVSNADIQQMTAADSPWVATAGTDPSAVGAAVVRTTALELAGQLGKTTVEFPAVAITQDFLREKKIANMDQLRTALPALNLSQVSTADWIANVAH, from the coding sequence ATGTCCCGTATCCGCCTTCCCCTCGCCGCGCTGTCGCTGGCCTCCGTCTCGGCCCTCGTGCTGAGCGGCTGCTCCCAGTCGTCGGACGCGTCCACGAAGACGAGCGGCGACACGGCCGCCTCCGCGCAGGCCGCCACCGGCAAGAAGCCCGCCCCCTTCGACGCGGGCGCCGTCAAGGTCGCCCTGGTCCGCCAGAGCGGCGCCGGCGACTACTTCGAGCAGTGGGGCAACGGCGCGAAGGCGCAGGCCAAGGCGCTGGGGATCGACCTGACGGTGTACGACGCCCAGGCCGACAACGCCAAGCAGGCCACCGACCTCTCCTCCGCGATCAACTCCGGCGCCAAGGCGATCATCGTCGACCACGGCTTCCCGGCGACGATCCAGCCGGAGATCGACCAGGCCGTCAAGAAGGGCATCAAGGTCGTCGTCTACGACGTCGAGACCGCGACCAAGGGCGTCGTCTCCACCCGGCAGAACGACGCGAGCATGGCCCAGGCCGTCCTGGACGTCATGGCGAAGACCCTCGGCAAGAACGCCAAGGTCGGCTACGTCAACGTCGCCGGCTATGCCGCGCTCGACAAGCGGGACTCCGTCTGGAAGACCGCGGTCACCTCGCAGGGCTGGAAGCAGGCGTTCAAGGTCGGCAAGGTCACCGACTCCACCGCCACGGACAACGTGCCGTTGGTCTCCGCCGCCCTCACCCAGAACTCCGACGTCACCGGCGTCTTCGCCCCCTACGACGAACTCGCCAAGGGCACCGTCCTCGCCGTCCAGAACAAGAAGCTCCAGACCAAGGTCAAGGTCTTCGGCGCGGACGTCTCCAACGCGGACATCCAGCAGATGACCGCCGCGGACAGCCCGTGGGTGGCGACGGCCGGCACCGACCCGTCCGCCGTCGGCGCGGCGGTCGTCCGGACGACCGCCCTGGAACTGGCCGGTCAGCTCGGGAAGACCACGGTCGAGTTCCCGGCGGTCGCCATCACCCAGGACTTCCTGCGCGAGAAGAAGATCGCCAACATGGACCAGCTCCGCACGGCGCTGCCCGCGCTGAACCTGTCCCAGGTGTCGACCGCGGACTGGATCGCGAATGTCGCCCACTGA
- a CDS encoding sugar ABC transporter ATP-binding protein: MSPTETGAAPETPAVALTDVSMAFGGKTVLASVSLDIAPGSVVALLGANGAGKSTLIKILSGVHAGHGGEVRVAGEVIALQSPSAARRLGIQTVHQRIGEGIVPGLSVAENLVFEELAQARGNPFLNGRRTLARAREIQAGLGLGWSDAVLKRDVTELGISDRQLLILARALATRPRLLILDEPTSALSAAEAERLFALVERMRADGIAVLYVSHRLGEIDALADRLVVLRDGRLTEDQAKPFDWDAALRAMLAQEQEATTARPVREGSQGDVVLSLRGVRLFDAQAPLDLDLRSGEVTGVVGLLGAGKTELARGLFGAEPFLAGAVELDGTAYAPRRPADAIRAGVHLVPEDRHADALVPGWSVAQNVSLPFLKSLSRFGLLQSAKEDALGRDTVAALGVVTRDEHSAVEELSGGNQQKVVVGRWLAEPPRVLILDEPFRGVDIGARRDIGDRARRLAAEGAAVLVLSADVDEILEVADRVVVLASGEIHLDAYGEDAERDRVIQTISASV; this comes from the coding sequence ATGTCGCCCACTGAGACAGGCGCCGCTCCCGAAACGCCCGCCGTCGCCCTCACCGACGTCAGCATGGCGTTCGGTGGCAAGACCGTCCTCGCCTCCGTCTCCCTCGACATCGCCCCCGGCAGCGTGGTCGCGCTGCTGGGCGCGAACGGGGCCGGGAAGTCGACGCTGATCAAGATCCTGTCCGGCGTGCACGCCGGACACGGCGGCGAGGTACGCGTCGCGGGCGAGGTCATCGCACTCCAATCCCCGTCCGCAGCACGCCGGTTGGGCATCCAGACGGTGCACCAGCGGATCGGTGAGGGCATCGTGCCCGGCCTGTCCGTCGCGGAGAACCTGGTCTTCGAGGAACTGGCCCAGGCCCGCGGCAACCCCTTCCTCAACGGCCGCCGCACCCTGGCCCGCGCCCGCGAGATCCAGGCGGGCCTCGGTCTCGGCTGGAGCGACGCCGTCCTCAAGCGGGACGTCACCGAACTCGGCATCTCCGACCGGCAGTTGCTCATCCTGGCCCGCGCCCTCGCGACCCGCCCCCGGCTGCTGATCCTCGACGAGCCGACCTCCGCGCTCTCCGCCGCCGAGGCCGAGCGCCTGTTCGCGCTGGTCGAGCGGATGCGCGCGGACGGCATCGCCGTGCTGTACGTTTCCCACCGCCTCGGCGAGATCGACGCGCTCGCCGACCGGCTGGTCGTCCTGCGAGACGGCCGTCTCACCGAGGACCAGGCCAAACCGTTCGACTGGGACGCCGCCCTGCGCGCGATGCTGGCCCAGGAACAGGAGGCGACGACCGCGCGGCCGGTCCGGGAGGGCTCCCAGGGGGATGTGGTCCTGTCCCTCAGAGGTGTCCGGCTCTTCGACGCCCAAGCCCCCCTCGACCTCGACCTGCGCTCCGGCGAAGTCACCGGCGTCGTCGGCCTGTTGGGCGCCGGCAAGACCGAGCTGGCCCGCGGCCTGTTCGGCGCCGAACCCTTCCTCGCCGGCGCCGTCGAACTCGACGGCACGGCGTACGCGCCCCGCCGCCCGGCCGACGCGATCCGCGCCGGCGTCCACCTCGTCCCCGAGGACCGGCACGCCGACGCGCTCGTCCCCGGCTGGTCCGTCGCCCAGAACGTGTCGCTGCCGTTCCTGAAGTCCCTGTCGCGGTTCGGCCTGCTCCAGAGCGCCAAGGAGGACGCCCTCGGCCGGGACACCGTCGCCGCGCTCGGCGTCGTCACCCGCGACGAGCACAGCGCCGTCGAGGAGCTGTCCGGCGGCAACCAGCAGAAGGTCGTCGTGGGCCGCTGGCTCGCCGAACCCCCGCGTGTCCTCATCCTGGACGAGCCGTTCCGGGGCGTGGACATCGGCGCCCGGCGGGACATCGGCGACCGCGCCCGCCGCCTCGCCGCCGAGGGCGCCGCCGTCCTCGTCCTGTCCGCCGACGTCGACGAGATCCTGGAGGTCGCCGACCGGGTCGTCGTCCTCGCGTCCGGTGAGATCCACCTCGACGCGTACGGCGAGGACGCCGAGCGCGACCGCGTGATCCAGACCATCTCGGCGTCCGTGTGA
- a CDS encoding ABC transporter permease has translation MTTTQSTETPVKAATPLTAPVGLRVQNAVIKYGFIFVTVALFLYFALSEGSFRESATLLDTLRYVSVAAILGLGVTLTMAVGGMDMSVGAVAGLGVSVAAQTMVVHNQVGAVAIVAVIIAGALAGLLNALLIVVLKIPDMLATLGTMFVIQGSKLILVDGQSITPGMTMSDGSTAPGKFTAGFLKIDRGTVFGIPVSVLIFGGLTVAAWVFLARTRWGRVLYAIGANPEASRLAGIRVGAYRALAYVISGVLASIGGLILASRIGQGDVSAGTSQLLEAVAVALVGTSVLGRGRPNVWGTALGAVLIGIITTGLTIKGLPYYTQDVVEGAVLILALVFSFTLSKRRTA, from the coding sequence ATGACCACCACCCAGAGCACCGAGACCCCGGTGAAGGCGGCGACCCCGCTCACCGCACCCGTGGGCCTGCGAGTCCAGAACGCCGTCATCAAGTACGGGTTCATCTTCGTGACGGTCGCGCTGTTCCTGTACTTCGCGCTCAGCGAGGGCTCCTTCCGCGAGTCGGCGACCCTCCTCGACACCTTGCGCTACGTCTCCGTCGCCGCGATCCTCGGCCTCGGCGTCACCCTCACGATGGCCGTCGGCGGGATGGACATGTCCGTCGGCGCGGTCGCCGGGCTCGGGGTGTCCGTCGCCGCGCAGACGATGGTCGTCCACAACCAGGTCGGTGCCGTCGCGATCGTCGCCGTGATCATCGCGGGCGCGCTCGCGGGGCTGCTCAACGCGCTGCTGATCGTCGTCCTGAAGATCCCCGACATGCTCGCCACGCTGGGCACGATGTTCGTCATCCAGGGCAGCAAGCTGATCCTCGTCGACGGGCAGTCGATCACGCCGGGCATGACCATGTCGGATGGGTCGACGGCGCCCGGCAAGTTCACCGCCGGGTTCCTGAAGATCGACCGGGGGACCGTGTTCGGGATCCCCGTCTCCGTGCTGATCTTCGGCGGGCTCACCGTCGCCGCCTGGGTCTTCCTCGCCCGCACCCGCTGGGGCCGCGTCCTGTACGCCATCGGCGCGAACCCCGAGGCGTCCCGGCTGGCCGGCATCCGCGTCGGCGCCTACCGTGCGCTCGCCTACGTCATCTCCGGTGTCCTCGCTTCGATCGGCGGCCTCATCCTCGCCTCCCGCATCGGGCAGGGCGACGTCAGCGCCGGGACCTCGCAGCTCCTCGAAGCCGTCGCCGTCGCGCTCGTCGGCACGTCCGTGCTCGGCCGGGGCCGCCCCAACGTGTGGGGGACCGCGCTGGGCGCCGTCCTCATCGGCATCATCACCACCGGCCTCACCATCAAGGGGCTGCCGTACTACACGCAGGACGTCGTCGAGGGCGCGGTCCTCATCCTGGCCCTCGTCTTCAGCTTCACCCTGTCCAAGCGCCGCACCGCTTAA
- the mtnK gene encoding S-methyl-5-thioribose kinase, producing the protein MGYRILEPADVPAYLNERGHWDDLGDIDVREVSDGNMNRVFLASSADGSRSLAVKQALPWVRVAGPSWPMNPDRADAEARAYEQVAKVAPDKIPAIHGYDPENFALVMEDMSDLEVLRTLLNEGAPYGPDTSARIGEFVAQLTFTTSDFGMPSAERKALIAASVSPELCKITEDVVLSEPYIEHEHNHWLPELTDLAAAFRADAVLRTEVADLRHTFMTSAQALLHGDLHTGSVMVGERDGSPVVRVFDPEFSFVGPIGYDLGLYWANALVSEERARELGRLTDHADQLRLSWEAFESEFRRLWPTRVDGFFDDAYLDRFLRRVWTESVGYAGTEIVRRIIGFAHLTDLTTLPDPVPASRRALLLGRELIVRRAELTDVESVRQLVSQSA; encoded by the coding sequence ATGGGTTACCGCATCCTGGAACCGGCCGACGTCCCGGCCTACCTCAACGAGCGCGGCCACTGGGACGACCTGGGCGACATCGACGTCCGCGAGGTCTCCGACGGCAACATGAACCGCGTCTTCCTCGCCTCCTCCGCCGACGGCAGCCGCAGCCTCGCCGTCAAGCAGGCGCTGCCCTGGGTCCGCGTCGCCGGCCCGTCCTGGCCGATGAACCCCGACCGCGCCGACGCCGAGGCCCGCGCGTACGAGCAGGTCGCGAAGGTCGCCCCGGACAAGATTCCCGCGATCCACGGCTACGACCCCGAGAACTTCGCCCTCGTCATGGAGGACATGTCGGACCTCGAAGTCCTGCGCACGCTCCTCAACGAGGGCGCCCCCTACGGCCCGGACACCTCCGCCCGCATCGGCGAGTTCGTCGCGCAACTCACCTTCACCACCAGCGACTTCGGTATGCCGTCCGCCGAACGCAAGGCGCTGATCGCGGCGTCGGTCAGCCCCGAGCTGTGCAAGATCACCGAGGATGTGGTGTTGTCCGAGCCCTACATCGAGCACGAACACAACCACTGGCTCCCGGAGTTGACCGACCTCGCCGCCGCGTTCCGCGCGGACGCAGTGCTCCGCACCGAGGTCGCCGACCTGCGCCACACGTTCATGACCAGCGCGCAGGCCCTTCTGCACGGCGACCTCCACACCGGCAGCGTCATGGTGGGGGAGCGGGACGGCTCCCCCGTGGTCCGCGTCTTCGACCCGGAGTTCTCCTTCGTCGGCCCCATCGGCTACGACCTCGGCCTGTACTGGGCGAACGCGCTCGTCTCCGAGGAACGCGCGCGTGAACTGGGCCGGTTGACCGACCACGCGGACCAACTCCGGCTGTCCTGGGAGGCGTTCGAGTCCGAGTTCCGCCGCCTGTGGCCGACCCGGGTGGACGGGTTCTTCGACGACGCCTACCTCGACCGGTTCCTGCGCCGGGTCTGGACGGAGTCGGTGGGGTACGCCGGCACCGAGATCGTCCGTCGCATCATCGGCTTCGCCCACCTGACGGACCTGACGACGCTGCCGGACCCGGTGCCGGCGTCGCGCAGGGCGCTGCTGCTGGGCCGCGAACTGATCGTGCGGCGCGCGGAGTTGACGGATGTGGAGTCGGTACGTCAGCTCGTGTCCCAGTCGGCCTGA
- a CDS encoding glycerol-3-phosphate dehydrogenase/oxidase, with product MTSQPTLQTVPALGTHPASAANASRAETREQLSKASYDLLVIGGGILGISTAWHAAQSGLRVALVDAGDFAGATSSASSKLLHGGLRYLQTGAVKLVAENHFERRAVSRQVAPHLANPLTFYLPVYKGGPHGAAKLGAGVFAYSALSAFGDGVGHLLSPAKAAQDVPELRTENLKAVAVYGDDQMNDARMALMTVRAAVEAGAVVLNHAEVTGLRFTNRRVTGADLKDRTTGDEFGVNARLVLNATGPWVDHLRKMEDPNAAPSIRLSKGAHLVLKRTSPWKAALATPIDKYRITFALPWEDMLLLGTTDEEYEGDPADVAVTEKDTAQILDEAAFSVRDQQLARENITYAFAGLRVLPGGPGDTAKAKRETVVTEGRGGMLSVAGGKWTTFRHIGRTVMQKLESLPGHPLGDDFEPISSLPKKLPLPGVANPRAVAHRLLVDSPAPGPRMAADTAKHLATHYGSLAFDIARLANENPELAERVHPDAPEIWAQVVYARDNEWAETQDDVLRRRTTLTIRGLATDEVRAKVQDLLDKK from the coding sequence ATGACCAGTCAGCCCACCCTCCAGACCGTGCCTGCCCTGGGTACGCACCCGGCCTCCGCCGCCAACGCGAGCCGCGCCGAGACCCGGGAGCAGCTTTCCAAGGCGTCGTACGACCTCCTCGTGATCGGCGGCGGCATCCTGGGCATCTCCACCGCCTGGCACGCCGCGCAGTCCGGTCTGCGGGTGGCGCTGGTCGACGCCGGTGACTTCGCCGGCGCCACCTCCTCCGCCTCCTCCAAGCTGCTCCACGGCGGTCTGCGCTACCTGCAGACCGGCGCGGTGAAGCTGGTGGCGGAGAACCACTTCGAGCGGCGCGCGGTGTCCCGTCAGGTGGCCCCCCACCTGGCGAACCCGCTCACGTTCTACCTGCCCGTCTACAAGGGCGGGCCGCACGGCGCGGCGAAGCTCGGGGCGGGCGTCTTCGCCTACTCGGCGCTCTCCGCGTTCGGTGACGGCGTCGGCCACCTCCTGTCCCCCGCGAAGGCGGCGCAGGACGTGCCGGAGCTGCGCACCGAGAACCTGAAGGCCGTCGCGGTCTACGGCGACGACCAGATGAACGACGCGCGCATGGCCCTCATGACGGTCCGCGCGGCCGTCGAGGCGGGCGCCGTCGTCCTGAACCACGCCGAGGTCACCGGCCTGCGCTTCACCAACAGGCGGGTCACCGGCGCGGACCTCAAGGACCGGACGACGGGCGACGAGTTCGGGGTCAACGCCCGTCTGGTGCTGAACGCGACCGGCCCGTGGGTGGACCACCTGCGCAAGATGGAGGACCCGAACGCGGCGCCCTCCATCCGCCTCTCCAAGGGCGCGCACCTCGTCCTGAAGCGGACCTCCCCCTGGAAGGCCGCGCTCGCCACGCCGATCGACAAGTACCGGATCACGTTCGCGCTGCCGTGGGAGGACATGCTGCTCCTCGGCACGACGGACGAGGAGTACGAGGGCGACCCGGCGGACGTCGCGGTGACCGAGAAGGACACCGCGCAGATCCTGGACGAGGCCGCGTTCTCCGTCCGGGACCAGCAGCTCGCCCGCGAGAACATCACGTACGCGTTCGCCGGTCTGCGCGTGCTGCCGGGCGGCCCCGGGGACACGGCCAAGGCCAAGCGCGAGACGGTCGTCACCGAGGGCCGGGGCGGGATGCTGTCCGTCGCGGGCGGCAAGTGGACGACGTTCCGGCACATCGGGCGCACGGTCATGCAGAAGCTGGAGTCGCTGCCGGGCCACCCGCTGGGCGACGACTTCGAGCCGATCTCCTCGCTGCCGAAGAAGCTGCCCCTGCCGGGTGTGGCCAACCCGCGCGCGGTCGCCCACCGTCTCCTGGTCGACAGCCCGGCGCCCGGCCCGCGCATGGCCGCCGACACGGCCAAGCACCTGGCGACGCACTACGGCTCTCTCGCGTTCGACATCGCCCGCCTGGCGAACGAGAACCCGGAACTGGCCGAGCGCGTCCACCCCGACGCCCCCGAGATCTGGGCGCAGGTCGTCTACGCCCGGGACAACGAGTGGGCCGAGACGCAGGACGACGTCCTGCGCCGCCGCACCACGCTGACGATCCGCGGCCTGGCCACGGACGAGGTGCGGGCGAAGGTCCAGGACCTGCTCGACAAGAAGTAA